A part of Primulina eburnea isolate SZY01 chromosome 10, ASM2296580v1, whole genome shotgun sequence genomic DNA contains:
- the LOC140803492 gene encoding auxin-responsive protein IAA26-like, whose product MEGFSKKDVGCPQLLDLMVPKGKELLVKSAVETKHGLSEEKKLELRLGPPSGDWTISKGRDHTCLDQFANNPSIQNPVLKSPWNHQNMASFLHLQSAPQDPVTIMKESSQPCSIRAAVDLQSAEKKAFSPANSAQKRTAPAPAPVVGWPPLRSFRKNLVSGCSSKTASESPTDVSTKLSNQKQINNCPKSPFVKVNMDGVPIGRKVDLKAYESYEKLAIAVDELFRGLLAVQRDTCAGGIKNKETEGKGAIGGLLDGSGEYTLVYEDNEGDRMLVGDVPWHMFVSTVKRLRVLKSSELPTLSSWRK is encoded by the exons ATGGAGGGGTTTTCTAAAAAAGACGTGGGTTGTCCTCAGCTACTGGATTTGATGGTTCCTAAAGGGAAGGAGTTGCTTGTGAAAAGTGCAGTAGAAACGAAACATGGACTTTCAGAGGAGAAAAAGCTGGAGTTAAGGCTTGGACCACCAAGTGGAGACTGGACCATCTCCAAAGGAAGAGACCATACGTGTTTGGATCAATTTGCAAATAACCCGTCTATTCAAAATCCAGTCTTGAAATCTCCATGGAACCATCAAAATATGGCTTCTTTTCTTCATCTTCAATCAGCTCCGCAAGACCCGGTTACTATCATGAAGGAATCCTCACAGCCCTGTAGCATTAGAGCAGCGGTAGATTTGCAGTCTGCAGAAAAGAAGGCATTTTCACCAGCAAACAGTGCTCAGAAAAG gACTGCTCCTGCTCCTGCTCCAGTGGTGGGATGGCCTCCTTTACGATCATTTCGAAAGAATCTCGTGAGTGGCTGTTCTTCCAAAACGGCTTCTGAGTCACCTACCGATGTCTCAACCAAACTTAGTAACCAGAAACAGATTAACAATTGCCCGAAAAGCCCGTTTGTGAAGGTCAACATGGATGGTGTTCCCATTGGACGGAAAGTGGACCTTAAAGCATATGAAAGTTATGAAAAGCTTGCCATAGCAGTCGATGAACTCTTTCGAGGTCTTCTGGCAG TTCAAAGAGATACTTGCGCTGGTGGAATCAAGAACAAGGAAACCGAAGGGAAAGGGGCTATCGGAGGTTTATTGGATGGAAGTGGTGAATATACTCTTGTTTATGAAGATAATGAAGGCGACAGGATGCTCGTCGGTGATGTCCCTTGGCA CATGTTTGTATCTACGGTGAAGAGACTGCGCGTCTTGAAAAGTTCTGAACTCCCTACTCTGTCGA GTTGGAGGAAATAG